One Euphorbia lathyris chromosome 1, ddEupLath1.1, whole genome shotgun sequence DNA segment encodes these proteins:
- the LOC136229801 gene encoding elongation factor Tu, chloroplastic produces the protein MAISASAAVSTSSKLAYPHASSSSSTYLSPKPTKLTPKTLLSSSFISPFLTSSTTATSTVITRRRSFTVRAARGKFERKKPHVNIGTIGHVDHGKTTLTAALTMALAGMGNSAPKKYDEIDAAPEERARGITINTATVEYETENRHYAHVDCPGHADYVKNMITGAAQMDGAILVVSGADGPMPQTKEHILLAKQVGVPNMVVFLNKQDQVDDEELLQLVELEVRELLSSYEFPGDDIPIISGSALMALEALMANPSIKRGENQWVDKIYELMDSVDSYIPIPQRQTELPFLLAIEDVFSITGRGTVATGRIERGLIKVGDIVDIVGLKDTRNTTVTGVEMFQKILDDAMAGDNVGLLLRGIQKADIQRGMVLAKPGTITPHTKFSAIVYVLKKEEGGRHSPFFAGYRPQFYMRTTDVTGKVTSIMNDKDEESKMVMPGDRVKMVVELIMPVACEQGMRFAIREGGKTVGAGVIQSIIE, from the coding sequence ATGGCAATTTCAGCCTCGGCCGCAGTTTCTACTTCCTCCAAATTAGCTTATCCTCAtgcttcctcttcttcctctacATATCTATCCCCAAAACCCACCAAGCTAACCCCAAAAActcttctctcctcttctttcATTTCCCCCTTTCTTACCTCCTCCACTACAGCTACTTCTACCGTCATTACTCGCCGCCGTTCCTTCACCGTCCGTGCTGCCCGTGGCAAATTCGAGAGAAAGAAACCTCATGTCAATATCGGAACTATTGGCCACGTCGACCACGGCAAGACTACTCTAACAGCTGCCCTAACTATGGCTTTAGCCGGTATGGGGAATAGCGCACCAAAGAAATACGATGAAATTGATGCTGCTCCCGAGGAACGGGCCCGTGGTATTACAATTAACACCGCCACCGTCGAGTATGAGACCGAGAATCGCCACTATGCGCACGTTGACTGCCCTGGCCACGCCGATTATGTGAAAAACATGATTACTGGTGCTGCTCAGATGGACGGTGCTATCCTCGTTGTCTCCGGCGCCGACGGACCTATGCCTCAGACTAAAGAACACATCTTGCTGGCGAAACAAGTTGGTGTTCCAAATATGGTGGTTTTCTTGAACAAGCAAGACCAGGTTGATGATGAGGAGCTTTTGCAATTGGTCGAATTGGAGGTGCGTGAATTATTATCTTCTTATGAATTTCCTGGTGATGATATTCCGATTATATCTGGTTCTGCACTTATGGCTTTGGAGGCTTTAATGGCTAATCCTAGTATTAAACGTGGAGAGAATCAATGGGTTGATAAGATTTATGAACTAATGGATTCTGTAGATAGCTACATTCCAATTCCCCAAAGACAAACTGAATTGCCATTTTTACTTGCTATTGAAGATGTGTTTTCAATTACTGGTCGTGGTACTGTTGCCACAGGCAGGATTGAAAGAGGGCTCATTAAGGTTGGTGATATAGTAGATATTGTGGGTTTGAAGGATACTAGAAATACTACTGTGACTGGAGTTGAAATGTTTCAAAAGATTTTGGATGATGCTATGGCTGGTGATAATGTTGGGTTGTTGTTAAGAGGTATTCAAAAGGCTGATATTCAGAGAGGAATGGTTTTGGCTAAACCGGGCACCATCACTCCCCATACGAAATTCTCTGCAATTGTTTATGTgttgaagaaggaagaaggtgGGAGGCATTCGCCTTTTTTCGCCGGTTACAGGCCTCAGTTTTACATGAGAACTACTGATGTTACAGGGAAAGTGACTTCCATTATGAATGATAAGGATGAGGAATCGAAAATGGTTATGCCCGGGGATCGTGTGAAGATGGTTGTGGAACTTATTATGCCTGTGGCTTGTGAGCAAGGTATGAGGTTTGCTATCAGAGAAGGAGGGAAGACTGTTGGAGCTGGTGTTATTCAGTCCATCATTGAGTAG
- the LOC136229812 gene encoding protein DEHYDRATION-INDUCED 19 homolog 5-like isoform X2: MDVDFWSSRVHSAKHLSAAQLAARYTSDNHLAIDDSDGDEDARAYFPCPFCYVEIEIHILCGHLQDEHCFDLKNAVCPLCAGNLGKDVIGHFIVHHASSLKRRRKSLKSGLWTAGSGMISKELSSFLWSSTNGRGYANEAAPDLLLSPFLGSIPNSHPEGSQQDESFKNTAYLKGCSSLLNLLVRDETRPFASLSI; encoded by the exons AGTCCATTCTGCTAAGCACCTATCTGCTGCTCAACTCGCTGCCAGATATACCTCTG ATAATCATCTGGCAATAGATGATTCTGATGGAGATGAGGATGCTAGAGCTTACTTTCCTTGCCCTTTCTGCTATGTAGAGATTGAAATCCACATACTCTGTGGCCATTTGCAGGACGAACACTGCTTTGACTTAAAAAATGCA GTCTGCCCGCTTTGTGCTGGAAATCTGGGGAAAGATGTGATTGGACATTTCATAGTACACCATGCAAGTTCATTAAAG CGCAGGAGAAAATCTCTAAAATCAGGACTCTGGACTGCTGGTTCAGGTATGATAAGCAAGGAACTAAGCTCGTTTCTTTGGTCTTCAACAAATGGTCGAGGATACGCAAATGAAGCTGCACCAGATCTGCTTCTCTCACCATTTCTTGGCAGTATACCCAATTCACACCCTGAAGGAAGCCAGCAGGATGAATCTTTCAAGAATACTGCTTATTTAAAAGG CTGTTCCTCGCTTCTCAACTTATTAGTAAGAGATGAAACCCGGCCGTTTGCAAGTCTTAGTATTTGA
- the LOC136229791 gene encoding probable serine/threonine-protein kinase WNK3, which yields MPQESQSEQEPDDSDADFVEIDPTGRYGRYKEVLGRGAFKKVYRAFDEWEGLEVAWNQVKVADLVRNSEDLERLYSEVHLLKTLKHKNIIKFYNSWVDTKNENINFITEIFTSGTLRQYRRKHKHVDLRALKKWSRQILEGLSYLHSHDPPVIHRDLKCDNIFVNGNHGEVKIGDLGLAAILQQARSAHSVIGTPEFMAPELYEEEYNELVDIYAFGMCLLELVTFDYPYVECSNAAQIYKKVTSGIKPASLAKVTDPSVKAFIEKCISKASDRLPAKELLMDPFLLSDEERESVGCSLQLQPKSHPSVSSFDQASVDTSDSSVELSRDFTVEGQRKDANTIFLKLRIADSTGHIRNIHFPFDIEVDTATDVASEMVQELDLTEQDVPSIAAMIDSEIRSHIPDWAPICADDICGEVTVSEASVSEVKDDSFLVNEVSSPSLALERLPSGRKYWSDFTKAVGGSSPSRLERSNLAPNELDLSSYQDGGGRNSMEQDVEGEAHVRDNCETVTDVESNVHMLAQKLENLLVEQQNELEDLKRKHKLAISDLLHEASSEIHEQVLDLCASKMPDYGTH from the exons ATGCCGCAGGAATCACAGTCCGAACAAGAACCTGATGATTCCGATGCCGATTTCGTTGAGATTGACCCTACTGGTCGTTACGGTCGG TATAAAGAGGTTCTAGGGAGGGGTGCGTTCAAAAAAGT ATACAGAGCATTTGATGAATGGGAAGGATTAGAAGTAGCTTGGAATCAGGTTAAAGTGGCAGATCTAGTGCGCAATTCTGAGGATTTGGAGCGTCTATACTCGGAAGTTCATTTGCTCAAGACTTTGAAGCACAAAAACATCATCAAATTCTATAATTCCTGGGTCGACACCAAAAATGAGAATATCAACTTCATCACTGAGATTTTTACTTCTGGGACATTGCGGCA GTATCGGAGGAAACATAAACATGTTGATTTGAGAGCACTGAAAAAGTGGTCCAGGCAGATTCTGGAAGGCCTTTCATACCTTCACAGTCATGATCCACCAGTTATCCACAGAGACTTAAAATGTGACAACATTTTTGTCAATGGGAACCATGGTGAGGTGAAAATTGGTGACCTAGGTCTGGCTGCCATTCTTCAGCAGGCACGCTCAGCTCATAGTGTGATTG GCACACCAGAATTTATGGCACCAGAGCTTTATGAGGAGGAATACAATGAACTTGTTGATATATATGCCTTTGGCATGTGCTTGCTGGAGTTGGTGACTTTTGATTACCCGTATGTTGAATGTTCCAATGCTGCCCAAATATATAAGAAAGTAACATCA GGAATAAAGCCTGCTTCCTTGGCAAAGGTGACAGATCCTTCTGTCAAAGCATTTATTGAAAAATGTATTTCAAAAGCTTCTGATAGATTGCCTGCAAAAGAACTTCTGATGGATCCGTTTCTTCTATCTGATGAGGAAAGAGAATCTGTGGGTTGTTCCTTACAGTTACAGCCCAAATCACATCCTTCAG TTAGTAGTTTTGATCAGGCCAGTGTTGATACAAGTGACTCTTCCGTTGAGCTAAGTAGGGACTTTACTGTAGAAGGACAGAGGAAAGATGCAAATACAATATTTCTAAAATTAAGAATAGCTGATTCTACAG GTCATATCCGTAATATCCACTTCCCCTTTGATATTGAGGTAGACACAGCAACAGATGTAGCCAGCGAAATGGTTCAGGAGTTGGACCTGACTGAACAAGATGTTCCATCAATTGCTGCAATGATTGACTCTGAAATTCGATCTCACATTCCAGATTGGGCTCCCATCTGCGCCGATGATATCTGCGGAGAGGTTACTGTCTCAGAAGCTTCTGTCTCTGAAGTCAAGGATGATTCGTTCTTAGTAAATGAAGTGAGCTCTCCTAGTCTGGCATTGGAAAGATTGCCTTCAGGCCGAAAGTACTGGTCTGACTTCACAAAAGCAGTTGGTGGAAGCTCTCCAAGCAGGCTGGAGCGCTCAAACTTGGCACCTAATGAGCTTGACCTCAGTAGCTACCAAGATGGTGGTGGTCGAAATTCGATGGAACAAGATGTGGAAGGTGAAGCACATGTAAGAGACAATTGTGAGACGGTAACAGACGTTGAGTCAAATGTTCACATGCTTGCTCAAAAACTTGAAAATCTGTTGGTAGAGCAGCAAAACGAACTAGAGGACCTGAAAAGGAAGCACAAACTAGCAATATCAGATCTTTTGCATGAAGCTTCAAGCGAAATTCACGAACAGGTTTTAGACTTGTGTGCATCCAAAATGCCTGATTATGGAACACACTGA
- the LOC136229782 gene encoding large ribosomal subunit protein bL19cz-like, protein MQSFCRSLIRRETLTSSNITLSRAYLAGGNSHVLNSLRSDSSGSEEGPASKNHLFRSIASLSPAILTKFGPRSFHDGTSSGLSFSLRTTLVPSFPCRTMTTAGNPVESAVKVPSEPEIDVAPRIKFKRLDKTARHIMQILDKEAVEDVKTQKEIPDIRPGYIVQLKVEVPENKRRVSIVKGIVIARRNAGLNTTFRLRRLVAGVGVESLYLLYSPNIKEIKVLDKKKVRRAKLYYLRDKMNALKKQ, encoded by the exons ATGCAGTCGTTCTGCCGGAGTTTAATTCGAAGAGAAACTCTCACCAGCTCAAATATCACTCTTTCTAGAGCTTATTTAGCTGGCGGCAACTCTCATGTGTTGAACTCGTTAAGGTCCGATTCTTCTGGTTCTGAAGAAGGTCCTGCTTCGAAGAATCACTTATTCCGGTCAATAGCTTCTCTCTCTCCTGCAATACTT ACAAAATTTGGTCCCCGATCATTCCATGATGGTACAAGTTCTGGGCTCAGTTTTTCCTTGCGGACAACTTTGGTGCCTTCTTTCCCCTGTAGGACCATGACAACAGCAGGAAACCCTGTTGAATCAGCTGTCAAAGTTCCTTCAGAACCAGAGATAGATGTAGCCCCTCGCATCAAATTTAAGAGACTTGATAAGACTGCTAGGCATATAATGCAG ATTCTAGACAAGGAAGCAGTGGAAGATGTAAAGACACAGAAGGAGATACCTGATATACGGCCTGGTTATATTGTGCAACTCAAAGTG GAAGTGCCTGAGAACAAGAGACGTGTTTCAATTGTGAAAGGCATTGTTATTGCAAGACGTAATGCTGGATTAAATACTACATTCAGATTGAGGAGGCTAGTGGCAGGTGTTGGAGTCGAGTCTCTCTACCTATT GTACTCACCGAACATAAAGGAAATAAAGGTGCTTGACAAGAAGAAAGTGAGGAGGGCGAAGCTTTACTATCTTAGAGACAAGATGAATGCACTGAAGAAGCAATAG
- the LOC136229812 gene encoding protein DEHYDRATION-INDUCED 19 homolog 5-like isoform X1 translates to MDVDFWSSRVHSAKHLSAAQLAARYTSDNHLAIDDSDGDEDARAYFPCPFCYVEIEIHILCGHLQDEHCFDLKNAVCPLCAGNLGKDVIGHFIVHHASSLKRRRKSLKSGLWTAGSGMISKELSSFLWSSTNGRGYANEAAPDLLLSPFLGSIPNSHPEGSQQDESFKNTAYLKGEISSVGGGDKVDCEERKQRAAFVQELIASTIF, encoded by the exons AGTCCATTCTGCTAAGCACCTATCTGCTGCTCAACTCGCTGCCAGATATACCTCTG ATAATCATCTGGCAATAGATGATTCTGATGGAGATGAGGATGCTAGAGCTTACTTTCCTTGCCCTTTCTGCTATGTAGAGATTGAAATCCACATACTCTGTGGCCATTTGCAGGACGAACACTGCTTTGACTTAAAAAATGCA GTCTGCCCGCTTTGTGCTGGAAATCTGGGGAAAGATGTGATTGGACATTTCATAGTACACCATGCAAGTTCATTAAAG CGCAGGAGAAAATCTCTAAAATCAGGACTCTGGACTGCTGGTTCAGGTATGATAAGCAAGGAACTAAGCTCGTTTCTTTGGTCTTCAACAAATGGTCGAGGATACGCAAATGAAGCTGCACCAGATCTGCTTCTCTCACCATTTCTTGGCAGTATACCCAATTCACACCCTGAAGGAAGCCAGCAGGATGAATCTTTCAAGAATACTGCTTATTTAAAAGG TGAGATATCTTCAGTTGGCGGAGGTGACAAGGTGGATTGTGAAGAAAGAAAGCAGAGAGCTGCATTTGTTCAAGAGTTGATAGCCTCAACCATCTTCTAG